Proteins encoded by one window of Kribbella italica:
- a CDS encoding trimeric intracellular cation channel family protein, whose product MSVIPFQVTLWIELLAAGLGGLQGALFAAGVRARRIDVLGVIVIGLAVSLGGSLLRDVVLNQPPVVVWSNWYLIVAGASAVLGMLLHPVLARADLPITVLDAVVMGLFGAIGASKALSLGVGEAGALVVGVIAAIGGGMLRDVMLSLPFSFLHVGTLYAVAAGAGTGLLVLLAELGTPIPIAGLVCVVATTLVRLAAVHFDWTFPEQFAVRRPKTPRQA is encoded by the coding sequence ATGTCGGTCATTCCGTTCCAGGTGACGCTCTGGATCGAGCTCCTGGCCGCCGGACTCGGTGGGCTGCAGGGAGCGTTGTTCGCGGCGGGTGTGAGGGCCCGCCGCATCGACGTACTCGGTGTGATCGTGATCGGGCTGGCCGTCTCGCTCGGGGGAAGCCTGCTCCGCGACGTCGTGCTCAACCAGCCACCGGTCGTTGTCTGGAGCAACTGGTACCTGATCGTCGCCGGCGCCTCGGCGGTCCTCGGCATGCTCCTGCACCCCGTACTGGCCCGTGCCGACCTGCCGATCACGGTGCTCGACGCCGTAGTGATGGGGCTGTTCGGGGCCATCGGCGCCTCGAAAGCGCTGTCCCTCGGGGTGGGTGAGGCCGGGGCCTTGGTGGTCGGCGTGATCGCGGCAATCGGCGGCGGGATGCTGCGCGACGTCATGCTGAGCCTGCCGTTCTCCTTCCTGCACGTCGGAACCCTGTACGCCGTAGCCGCCGGAGCCGGCACCGGACTGCTGGTGCTGCTCGCCGAACTCGGTACGCCGATCCCGATCGCGGGCCTCGTCTGCGTCGTCGCGACCACCCTCGTACGCCTGGCCGCCGTCCACTTCGACTGGACCTTCCCCGAGCAGTTCGCCGTACGGCGCCCGAAGACGCCGCGACAGGCTTGA
- a CDS encoding GPP34 family phosphoprotein has product MSPFTVPEEVLLIALDGNTGGGRLRLGVDWAVAGAAIVELVLTHRITIDDNDVVAVLDSTPTGVAHLDATLAAAGAGAKVSKVLRRTRGTVCPLTINALVDRGTVTRRRVLGVLPLHRYPATDHQAQVAIRRRLAETVIGGNTPDERTAALIGVLAAAKLWRKGVPGGDRRQVKRRMTEIAEGHAVPAAVRKALVRTRAAIAAMAANSG; this is encoded by the coding sequence GTGTCACCGTTCACCGTCCCCGAAGAAGTCCTCCTGATCGCTCTCGACGGCAACACCGGCGGGGGCAGACTCCGCCTCGGCGTGGACTGGGCGGTCGCCGGCGCCGCGATCGTGGAGCTCGTCCTGACGCACCGCATCACCATCGACGACAACGACGTCGTCGCGGTCCTGGACAGTACGCCGACCGGCGTGGCCCACCTCGACGCGACACTCGCCGCGGCGGGGGCGGGCGCGAAGGTGTCGAAGGTGCTCCGCCGGACCCGCGGAACAGTCTGCCCGTTGACGATCAACGCGCTGGTCGACCGGGGAACCGTCACCCGCCGACGCGTCCTCGGGGTGCTCCCCCTGCACCGCTATCCCGCGACGGACCACCAGGCACAGGTCGCGATCCGCCGCCGGCTCGCCGAGACCGTGATCGGAGGAAACACCCCGGACGAGCGGACCGCCGCCCTGATCGGGGTCCTGGCGGCCGCGAAACTGTGGCGCAAGGGAGTCCCTGGCGGCGACCGCCGCCAGGTGAAACGGCGAATGACCGAGATCGCCGAAGGCCACGCCGTACCAGCCGCCGTCCGCAAGGCGCTCGTCCGCACCCGCGCGGCCATCGCCGCCATGGCCGCAAACAGCGGCTGA
- a CDS encoding TetR/AcrR family transcriptional regulator C-terminal domain-containing protein encodes MTRPEPSYLRIAAELEKRIRSGALRPGDRVPSVRQIALQWGVAIATATRVITALREAGLVDTRVGSGTVVTAQPALSGPVTPQRTGPSPMVRPRRASGRRARGAEVLSRDRLLRAAVTIADGEGLEAVSMRRVAGALRVGPMSLYRYVAHKNDLLAQMADHVFGEDVLPDPGSEHWRSRLELIARTQWALCRRHLWLPRVVSFTRPSLAPNMMAHTEWTLRALDGLGLPIEIRMREAMTLHALVITAALSLAEEHEAEHETGMTLAHWMVTQRARTDELFASGRFPLLAELHEIMVPDLDAQFDYGLDRHLDGLVAYIEAQRDG; translated from the coding sequence GTGACCCGCCCGGAGCCGTCGTACCTGCGGATCGCCGCGGAGCTGGAGAAGCGCATTCGCTCGGGAGCGCTTCGCCCGGGCGACAGGGTTCCGTCCGTACGCCAGATCGCCCTGCAGTGGGGCGTCGCCATCGCGACGGCCACGCGCGTGATCACCGCGCTGCGCGAGGCCGGCCTGGTGGACACCCGCGTCGGCTCCGGCACGGTGGTCACAGCACAGCCGGCCCTCAGTGGTCCGGTCACGCCGCAGCGCACCGGCCCCTCACCCATGGTCCGGCCCCGAAGAGCGTCCGGCCGCCGGGCGCGTGGAGCCGAGGTCCTGAGCCGGGACAGGTTGCTCCGGGCAGCGGTCACCATCGCCGACGGCGAGGGACTCGAGGCCGTGTCCATGCGGAGGGTGGCCGGTGCGCTGCGGGTCGGGCCGATGTCGCTCTACCGGTACGTCGCGCACAAGAACGACCTGCTCGCGCAGATGGCCGATCACGTGTTCGGCGAGGACGTGCTGCCGGACCCGGGATCCGAGCACTGGCGGTCCCGGCTCGAGCTGATCGCCCGAACGCAGTGGGCACTCTGCCGCCGGCACCTGTGGCTGCCGCGGGTGGTGTCGTTCACCCGGCCGTCTCTCGCGCCGAACATGATGGCGCACACCGAGTGGACCCTGCGGGCCCTCGACGGACTCGGCCTGCCGATCGAGATCCGGATGCGGGAAGCAATGACCCTGCACGCCCTGGTGATCACCGCTGCGCTGAGCCTCGCCGAAGAGCACGAAGCCGAGCACGAGACCGGGATGACCCTCGCCCACTGGATGGTCACCCAACGAGCCCGCACCGACGAACTCTTCGCCTCCGGGCGGTTCCCGCTGCTCGCCGAGCTCCACGAGATCATGGTTCCCGACCTCGACGCCCAGTTCGACTACGGCCTCGACCGGCATCTCGACGGCCTCGTCGCCTACATCGAGGCCCAGCGCGACGGCTGA
- a CDS encoding isocitrate lyase/PEP mutase family protein has translation MTDLAAQASELLRLHHTGTTLVLPTVWDAWSARAVVDAGFPALSVGSHPLADSRGQKDNEGMTLDDALDGVRRITAAVDVPVTADLESGYNTPAAELVERALDAGIAGINIEDTVHSESRLRDLTEHADYIAALRAAADQAGVELVINARTDALITKLVTFDDPLTEAVNRSKACETAGARCVYPVGVPTPEALQTLLKELSGPINVTADPVKGAYSGSYAELQAAGVHRITFGPLLQFTLTEKITELLGPWH, from the coding sequence ATGACCGATCTCGCCGCACAGGCCAGCGAACTCCTCCGTCTCCACCACACCGGCACGACCCTCGTCCTCCCGACCGTCTGGGACGCCTGGTCCGCCCGCGCCGTCGTCGACGCCGGCTTCCCCGCGCTCAGCGTCGGCAGCCACCCCCTGGCCGACTCCCGCGGCCAGAAGGACAACGAGGGCATGACCCTGGACGACGCCCTCGACGGCGTACGCCGCATCACCGCGGCCGTGGACGTCCCCGTCACCGCCGACCTGGAGTCCGGCTACAACACCCCCGCCGCCGAACTCGTCGAGCGCGCTCTGGACGCCGGCATCGCAGGCATCAACATCGAGGACACCGTGCACAGCGAGTCCCGCCTCCGGGACCTCACCGAGCACGCCGACTACATCGCCGCCCTCCGCGCCGCCGCCGACCAGGCCGGCGTCGAGCTCGTCATCAACGCGAGAACCGACGCCCTGATCACCAAGCTCGTCACCTTCGACGACCCGCTGACCGAAGCCGTCAACCGCTCCAAGGCCTGCGAGACCGCCGGCGCCCGCTGCGTCTACCCCGTCGGCGTCCCCACCCCCGAGGCCCTGCAGACCCTCCTCAAGGAACTCTCCGGCCCGATCAACGTCACCGCCGACCCGGTCAAGGGCGCCTACTCCGGCTCGTACGCCGAACTCCAGGCCGCCGGAGTCCACCGCATCACCTTCGGTCCCCTCCTCCAGTTCACCCTCACCGAGAAGATCACCGAACTGCTCGGCCCCTGGCACTGA
- a CDS encoding proline racemase family protein has translation MKIDVVDYHTAGEPFRIALTGVPEIPGSTVLDRRTFAQRSVEVDAVRKFLVNEPRGHADMYGGFLVPPDDDGAHFGVLFWHKDGYSTACGHGTIALATWAVTTGRVPAARDGATDVVIDVPSGRVTARVTSADGVVKNVAFRNIPSYVVAREVPVLTTHADITYSGAIYASVSAASLGLAVTPTHYPALIAVGREIKWLLNDTEWAEHPTDPRLNGIYGTILYDDLGQTPDGPHQRNLTVFADGEADRSPCGSGTSARVAVLHADGRLTPGQTLRHDSIINTTFQARVVGSDDRRGVVTEVNGTAYETGTATFTLDPNDPLGTGFTLR, from the coding sequence ATGAAGATCGACGTCGTCGACTACCACACCGCCGGCGAGCCCTTCCGCATCGCGCTGACCGGCGTCCCCGAGATCCCCGGCAGCACAGTCCTGGACCGCCGGACGTTCGCCCAGCGGTCCGTCGAGGTCGATGCCGTGCGCAAGTTCCTCGTCAACGAACCCCGCGGCCACGCCGACATGTACGGCGGTTTCCTGGTCCCGCCCGACGACGACGGCGCCCACTTCGGCGTCCTCTTCTGGCACAAGGACGGCTACTCCACCGCCTGCGGCCACGGCACGATCGCGCTGGCCACCTGGGCGGTCACCACCGGCCGCGTGCCCGCCGCTCGCGACGGAGCCACCGACGTCGTGATCGACGTCCCGTCAGGTCGCGTCACCGCCCGCGTCACCTCTGCCGACGGCGTGGTCAAGAATGTTGCCTTCCGCAACATCCCGTCGTACGTCGTGGCCCGCGAGGTCCCGGTGCTGACCACCCACGCCGACATCACCTACAGCGGCGCCATCTACGCCTCCGTCAGCGCCGCATCCCTGGGCCTGGCGGTGACTCCGACCCACTACCCGGCCCTGATCGCCGTCGGCCGGGAGATCAAGTGGCTCCTCAACGACACCGAGTGGGCCGAGCACCCCACAGACCCCCGCCTGAACGGCATCTACGGCACGATCCTGTACGACGACCTCGGGCAGACCCCCGACGGCCCGCACCAGCGCAACCTCACCGTCTTCGCCGACGGCGAAGCCGACCGCTCCCCCTGCGGCTCCGGCACGTCGGCCCGGGTCGCTGTCCTCCACGCCGACGGCCGTCTCACTCCCGGCCAGACTCTCCGGCACGACTCGATCATCAACACCACCTTCCAGGCTCGCGTGGTGGGCTCCGACGACCGGCGAGGCGTCGTCACCGAGGTCAACGGCACGGCGTACGAAACCGGCACCGCGACCTTCACCCTCGACCCGAACGATCCCCTGGGCACCGGCTTCACCCTCCGCTAG
- a CDS encoding DNA glycosylase AlkZ-like family protein produces the protein MGLRRLTRDQARRIAVRAQLLDAPRPTELVATVERLTLLQIDPTAAVAPSADLVAWSRLGPAYQPEQLKQAVETDRTLFEFNALIRPMTDVGLYLAAPDLHPTLQDWMTANKSFQKDILAVLRDRGAVTSREIPDTCPVPWKSTGWTNNRNVTRMLELLVQTGQVAIAGRIARERVWDLAGNVYPADLVVPSPAEAETRKNERRLSSLGIARAKGTAVPVEPAIVGEVGEPVEIEDTPGVWQVDPAALAAADDFTGRTALLSPFDRLIHNRTRAVELWDFEYTLEMYKPAAQRRWGYFALPILHGSHLVGKADVKADRKAGVLRVNALHPDVRFTRAITTAVSEELDNLAAWLALPTIERP, from the coding sequence ATGGGACTTCGCCGCCTCACCCGGGACCAGGCCCGCCGGATCGCGGTCCGGGCTCAGCTGCTCGACGCCCCGAGACCCACCGAACTGGTCGCCACGGTCGAGCGGCTGACCCTGCTCCAGATCGATCCGACCGCCGCGGTCGCGCCCAGCGCCGACCTGGTCGCCTGGAGCCGCCTCGGCCCGGCGTACCAGCCGGAGCAGCTCAAGCAGGCCGTCGAGACCGACCGGACCCTCTTCGAGTTCAACGCGCTCATCCGCCCGATGACGGATGTCGGCCTCTACCTGGCCGCCCCGGACCTGCACCCGACCCTGCAGGACTGGATGACGGCGAACAAGTCCTTCCAGAAGGACATCCTCGCCGTACTGCGCGACCGCGGCGCGGTCACCTCCCGCGAGATCCCCGACACCTGCCCGGTCCCCTGGAAGTCGACCGGCTGGACCAACAACCGCAACGTCACCCGGATGCTCGAGCTCCTGGTGCAGACCGGCCAGGTGGCGATCGCCGGCCGGATCGCCCGCGAACGCGTCTGGGACCTGGCCGGCAACGTCTATCCCGCCGACCTCGTCGTCCCGTCCCCGGCCGAAGCCGAGACCCGCAAGAACGAACGCCGCCTGAGCTCGCTCGGCATCGCCCGCGCCAAAGGCACCGCGGTCCCGGTCGAGCCCGCGATCGTCGGCGAGGTCGGCGAACCGGTCGAGATCGAGGACACCCCCGGCGTCTGGCAGGTCGATCCCGCGGCACTCGCCGCCGCCGACGACTTCACCGGCCGTACGGCGCTGCTGTCGCCGTTCGACCGCCTGATCCACAACCGCACCCGGGCGGTGGAGCTCTGGGACTTCGAGTACACGCTCGAGATGTACAAGCCGGCCGCCCAACGCCGCTGGGGCTACTTCGCCCTCCCCATCCTGCACGGCTCCCACCTGGTCGGTAAGGCGGACGTCAAGGCCGACCGCAAGGCCGGCGTACTGCGGGTCAATGCCCTGCACCCCGACGTCCGTTTCACCCGCGCGATCACCACAGCGGTGTCGGAAGAGCTCGACAACCTCGCCGCCTGGCTGGCCCTTCCCACCATCGAGCGCCCATGA
- the lexA gene encoding transcriptional repressor LexA → MSTYDADPFEHLAPALLPQRQQQILVVIRDWVNRHGYSPSTRQIGDAVGLRSSSSVGKHLAALEDKGFLQRGTSVSRPIDVRLFLQNDSSAATSDNSVSVPVVGDIAAGTPIAAIEHVDEQLSLPRDLTGRGTVFALRVRGESMVDAAICDGDMVVVRQQSEAHSGQIVAAMIDEEATVKVYRRRNGHVYLEPRNPAYEVIDGDNATILGVVVSVLRTV, encoded by the coding sequence GTGAGTACTTATGACGCCGACCCGTTCGAGCACCTGGCCCCGGCGTTGCTGCCGCAGCGGCAGCAGCAGATCCTGGTGGTGATCCGCGACTGGGTGAACCGGCACGGGTACTCACCGAGCACGCGCCAGATCGGCGACGCGGTCGGCCTGCGCTCGTCGTCCTCGGTCGGCAAGCACCTGGCCGCCCTCGAGGACAAGGGCTTCCTCCAGCGCGGGACGTCGGTGTCCCGCCCGATCGACGTCCGGCTCTTCCTGCAGAACGACTCGTCCGCCGCGACCTCCGACAACTCGGTCTCCGTCCCGGTCGTCGGCGACATCGCCGCCGGTACGCCGATCGCGGCCATCGAGCACGTCGACGAGCAGCTCAGCCTCCCCCGCGACCTGACCGGCCGCGGCACGGTCTTCGCCCTCCGCGTCCGCGGCGAGTCGATGGTCGACGCCGCGATCTGCGACGGGGACATGGTCGTCGTCCGCCAGCAGTCCGAGGCCCACTCCGGCCAGATCGTCGCCGCGATGATCGACGAGGAGGCGACGGTGAAGGTCTACCGCCGCCGCAACGGCCACGTGTACCTGGAGCCCCGCAACCCGGCGTACGAGGTCATCGACGGCGACAACGCCACCATCCTCGGCGTGGTCGTCTCGGTGCTCCGGACGGTCTGA
- a CDS encoding phosphotransferase translates to MLPMGLSMLWEQVEAEPALRERFGFEGFEAVAEWVPGVLAEVWGIEATGCRRMVISGPNAILWVDSDRGPLVVKWSVVPELFAVLEASARLLRVLDERGVPVAAPLRALDGRERAVVDGPIGALSVGVLPEVTGDWLDIENDEAVFAAGACLAQLHVALTGYEDDRLPTSNPRDATDLPPGLPPLDAAKQLVHNDFRAANLLTQGAKVVGVLDFDDLGWGHRVEDLARAGVYLGTLFTGWKATPSAVRRTLRAGYESVLPLSPAESQWYDVLTEWHAVRSGLR, encoded by the coding sequence ATGTTGCCGATGGGGTTGTCGATGTTGTGGGAGCAGGTCGAGGCGGAGCCGGCGCTGCGGGAGCGGTTCGGGTTCGAGGGGTTCGAGGCCGTGGCTGAGTGGGTGCCGGGGGTGCTCGCGGAGGTCTGGGGGATCGAGGCCACGGGCTGCCGGCGGATGGTGATCAGCGGCCCGAACGCGATCCTGTGGGTGGACAGCGACCGCGGCCCGCTGGTCGTGAAGTGGTCGGTGGTTCCCGAGTTGTTCGCCGTGCTGGAGGCGTCGGCGCGGCTGCTGCGGGTGCTGGACGAGCGGGGTGTTCCGGTGGCGGCTCCGCTGCGGGCTCTGGACGGGCGCGAGCGCGCGGTGGTCGACGGGCCGATCGGCGCGCTGTCGGTGGGGGTGCTGCCGGAGGTCACCGGCGACTGGCTCGACATCGAGAACGACGAGGCGGTGTTCGCGGCGGGTGCCTGCCTGGCCCAGCTGCACGTCGCGCTGACCGGGTACGAGGACGACCGGCTGCCCACCAGCAACCCGCGGGACGCGACGGACCTACCGCCCGGGCTGCCTCCGCTCGACGCGGCGAAACAGCTGGTGCACAACGACTTCCGGGCCGCGAACCTCCTCACCCAGGGAGCGAAGGTCGTCGGCGTGCTCGACTTCGACGACCTTGGCTGGGGACACCGGGTCGAGGACCTGGCGCGGGCCGGCGTCTACCTCGGAACCCTCTTCACCGGCTGGAAGGCGACACCGTCCGCCGTACGGCGGACGCTGCGCGCCGGGTACGAGTCGGTGCTCCCGCTGAGCCCGGCCGAGAGTCAGTGGTACGACGTGCTGACCGAGTGGCACGCCGTACGGTCCGGCCTGCGCTGA
- a CDS encoding ferritin-like domain-containing protein, with translation MFDKLFIRNAIDRSAENALDRRRFLRSASAAGMGVAGAGLLAAGTAGNAFADSSGHHPHGKPSDGAVLNFALNLEYLEAEFYLRAVKGFGLAPAMVTGKGKPGGVKGGRKVKFKTKAVRAYAEEIAADELAHVKFLRSALGGAAVSRPAIDIDAAFTAAATAAGLIKPGQKFDAYANENNFLLAAYVFEDVGVTAYKGAAPLITNKTFLEAAAGILAVEAYHAANIRTSLVAAGLEVPSVAISNARDSLDGKTDLDQGVTFKGKTNIVPTDANGIAFSRGADQVLNVVYLTPKKATKGGFFPAGVNGEINTSRANG, from the coding sequence ATGTTCGACAAGCTGTTCATCCGCAACGCCATCGACCGCAGTGCAGAGAACGCCCTCGACCGCCGACGCTTCCTGCGCTCCGCGAGCGCGGCCGGGATGGGCGTCGCCGGCGCCGGTCTGCTGGCCGCCGGGACCGCCGGCAACGCCTTCGCCGACTCGTCCGGTCACCACCCGCACGGGAAGCCGAGCGACGGCGCGGTGCTCAACTTCGCGCTCAACCTCGAGTACCTCGAGGCCGAGTTCTACCTGCGTGCGGTCAAGGGCTTCGGCCTGGCCCCCGCGATGGTCACCGGCAAGGGCAAGCCCGGTGGCGTCAAGGGCGGCCGGAAGGTGAAGTTCAAGACCAAGGCCGTCCGCGCGTACGCCGAGGAGATCGCCGCCGACGAGCTGGCCCACGTGAAGTTCCTCCGCAGCGCGCTCGGTGGCGCCGCGGTGTCCCGCCCGGCGATCGACATCGACGCCGCGTTCACGGCGGCCGCGACCGCGGCCGGGCTGATCAAGCCCGGGCAGAAGTTCGACGCCTACGCCAACGAGAACAACTTCCTGCTCGCGGCGTACGTGTTCGAGGACGTCGGCGTCACGGCGTACAAGGGTGCCGCACCGCTGATCACCAACAAGACGTTCCTGGAAGCGGCGGCCGGGATTCTCGCGGTCGAGGCCTATCACGCGGCCAACATCCGGACGAGTCTGGTCGCGGCCGGCCTGGAGGTCCCCTCGGTGGCGATCTCCAACGCGCGCGACAGCCTAGACGGCAAGACCGACCTCGACCAGGGCGTGACGTTCAAGGGCAAGACCAACATCGTTCCGACCGACGCCAACGGCATCGCGTTCAGCCGCGGCGCCGACCAGGTCCTGAACGTCGTCTACCTGACCCCGAAGAAGGCCACCAAGGGCGGCTTCTTCCCGGCCGGAGTCAACGGCGAGATCAACACCAGCCGCGCGAACGGCTGA
- a CDS encoding alpha/beta fold hydrolase yields MSNTVSSADGTTIAYDRTGSGPAVVLVDGALCSRAQGPMPDLAKELQAGFTVHTYDRRGRGESGDAGNYAPDREVEDLAALIEAAGGTAYVYGTSSGGALSLRAAAAGLPITKLAVFEAPFVVDTTRKPIPPTWTDDLRSLVDADRRSDAVKYFLTKGVGLPGPAVTMMKLLPAWKPMTELAHTLPYDAQQLGENAFGRPLDVSQWSALAMPVLIAAGGKSPAWMKNSMTALAAAVPTARHREIPGQSHIIKATAIAPVLTEFFSS; encoded by the coding sequence ATGTCGAACACCGTGAGTTCCGCCGACGGTACGACGATCGCCTACGACCGGACCGGGTCCGGCCCGGCGGTCGTCCTCGTCGACGGCGCGCTCTGCAGCCGCGCCCAGGGCCCGATGCCGGACCTGGCGAAGGAACTGCAGGCCGGCTTCACCGTCCACACCTACGACCGCCGCGGCCGCGGCGAATCCGGTGACGCCGGCAACTACGCCCCCGACCGCGAGGTCGAGGACCTGGCGGCGCTGATCGAGGCCGCCGGCGGTACGGCGTACGTCTACGGCACCTCGTCCGGCGGCGCCCTCTCGCTGCGCGCCGCCGCGGCCGGGCTCCCGATCACCAAGCTCGCCGTCTTCGAGGCGCCGTTCGTCGTCGACACCACCCGCAAGCCGATCCCACCGACCTGGACCGACGACCTGCGCTCACTGGTCGACGCCGACCGCCGCAGCGACGCGGTCAAGTACTTCCTCACCAAGGGCGTCGGCCTCCCCGGCCCCGCCGTCACGATGATGAAGCTGCTGCCCGCCTGGAAGCCCATGACGGAACTGGCCCACACCCTCCCGTACGACGCTCAGCAGCTCGGCGAGAACGCCTTCGGCCGGCCGCTCGACGTGTCGCAGTGGTCAGCGCTGGCGATGCCCGTCCTGATCGCCGCCGGTGGCAAGAGCCCGGCCTGGATGAAGAACTCGATGACCGCGCTGGCGGCCGCCGTACCGACCGCCAGGCACCGCGAGATCCCTGGTCAGAGCCACATCATCAAGGCCACCGCGATCGCCCCGGTCCTGACGGAGTTCTTCTCGAGCTGA
- a CDS encoding erythromycin esterase family protein, translated as MHRRTFLTVLGATALAPAVPAAATKPTLHDWIARHATPLRTTRPGAPLDDLRHLERPLAGARIVALGEASHDTAEITRLKHRTLRHLIERQGFRAIAWEDDWSLGTLLNQYILTGRGDLRALMGQMSEAWRSEEVRDVFEYLRAYNAKHRDKVRFAGVEYFSTRHLAYDAVDAYVAQHAPHRLAELRALLKPIYPHLTDMGAYVYWYWKEVADKAPYLQKSKAVHALLRGLRHHGRSYAVALHHARQIASFYEAFSLDDNFAYRDARAAENLRWWHEFTGEKVVYWAAAAHTANAPDLSVSNPSGPGFAFPSAGSHLRRQYGDRYRTIGFTFDHGTMHGPVDMPPPRTTWFEHPLGQIRHSHYTLDLQRPGSSAARAWLDAPLRTRGFPHLGPASEMTGGTLAQWHDVLIHTQLVTPIHPL; from the coding sequence ATGCATCGTCGAACCTTCCTGACCGTCCTCGGCGCCACCGCCCTGGCTCCGGCGGTTCCCGCCGCCGCAACGAAGCCCACGCTCCACGACTGGATCGCCCGCCACGCCACACCGCTGCGCACCACCAGACCCGGCGCACCGCTCGACGACCTCCGGCACCTCGAACGCCCGCTCGCGGGAGCCCGGATCGTCGCGCTCGGTGAGGCCTCGCACGACACCGCCGAGATCACCCGGCTCAAGCACCGCACCCTGCGGCACCTGATCGAGCGGCAAGGGTTCCGCGCGATCGCGTGGGAGGACGACTGGTCGCTCGGCACCTTGCTGAACCAGTACATCCTCACCGGCCGCGGCGACCTGCGGGCGTTGATGGGCCAGATGAGCGAAGCCTGGCGCTCCGAGGAGGTCAGGGACGTCTTCGAGTACCTCCGGGCCTACAACGCCAAGCATCGCGACAAGGTCCGGTTCGCCGGCGTCGAGTACTTCTCCACCCGGCACCTCGCGTACGACGCGGTCGACGCGTACGTCGCCCAGCACGCGCCGCACCGGCTGGCCGAGCTCCGCGCTCTGCTCAAGCCGATCTACCCGCACCTGACGGACATGGGCGCGTACGTCTACTGGTACTGGAAGGAGGTCGCCGACAAAGCGCCGTACCTCCAGAAGTCCAAGGCCGTCCACGCGTTGCTGCGCGGCCTCCGTCACCACGGCCGTTCGTACGCCGTGGCCCTGCACCACGCCCGCCAGATCGCGTCGTTCTACGAGGCGTTCAGCCTCGACGACAACTTCGCCTACCGCGACGCCCGCGCCGCCGAGAACCTCCGGTGGTGGCACGAGTTCACCGGCGAGAAGGTCGTCTACTGGGCCGCCGCCGCCCACACCGCGAACGCCCCCGACCTCAGCGTCTCCAACCCGTCGGGCCCCGGATTCGCCTTCCCCAGCGCGGGTTCCCACCTCCGCCGCCAGTACGGCGACCGCTACCGCACCATCGGCTTCACCTTCGACCACGGCACCATGCACGGCCCGGTCGACATGCCGCCGCCCCGGACGACCTGGTTCGAGCACCCGCTCGGCCAGATCCGCCACAGTCATTACACCCTCGACCTCCAGCGCCCCGGGAGTTCCGCGGCCCGCGCCTGGCTCGACGCTCCGCTGCGCACCCGCGGCTTCCCCCACCTCGGCCCGGCGTCCGAAATGACCGGCGGCACGCTGGCCCAGTGGCACGATGTGCTGATCCACACCCAGCTGGTCACTCCGATCCACCCGCTCTGA
- a CDS encoding DUF6286 domain-containing protein, protein MSNQSTKRPVAAPAAATAGLLLALAVIALGVAGVQHASSSAGWISESSWLDWIAGKAEVLRPADWMMYAGIPAALIGIWLIATALTPRRATHLAVGDADVWIRPGDLARLAADTARATSEVSSASSKSNRRTVKLTATAVTPDTAQLTQSLDTAIATRLQPVRPSPRIRVHVTPEEL, encoded by the coding sequence GTGAGCAACCAATCGACCAAACGCCCGGTCGCCGCCCCCGCGGCCGCGACCGCCGGCCTCCTGCTCGCCCTGGCCGTGATCGCCCTCGGCGTCGCCGGCGTCCAGCACGCCTCGTCCTCCGCGGGCTGGATCAGCGAGTCCTCCTGGCTGGACTGGATCGCCGGCAAGGCCGAGGTCCTCCGGCCCGCCGACTGGATGATGTACGCCGGGATCCCTGCGGCCCTGATCGGGATCTGGCTGATCGCCACCGCGCTCACTCCCCGCCGCGCGACCCACCTGGCCGTCGGCGACGCGGACGTCTGGATCCGTCCCGGCGACCTGGCCCGCCTGGCCGCCGACACGGCCCGCGCCACCAGCGAGGTCTCGTCGGCGTCGAGCAAGTCCAACCGCCGTACGGTCAAGCTCACCGCCACGGCGGTCACCCCCGACACGGCCCAGCTGACGCAGTCCCTCGACACTGCGATCGCCACCCGGCTGCAGCCCGTGCGGCCGAGCCCACGCATCCGCGTCCACGTCACCCCCGAGGAGCTCTGA
- a CDS encoding Asp23/Gls24 family envelope stress response protein, protein MADTTTLPAPAARGRLEIAPKAIEKLAERAALDVAAVIHRGTTFGRGLPKATSNTVGSRVRITLQLAVLWGRPLPEIAAETRAHVATTVAGLTGLAVDLVDVEITAVLPRSLP, encoded by the coding sequence GTGGCTGACACCACGACCCTGCCGGCCCCAGCGGCGCGCGGGCGCCTCGAGATCGCCCCGAAAGCCATCGAGAAGCTCGCCGAACGGGCCGCGCTGGACGTCGCCGCGGTCATCCACCGCGGCACCACCTTCGGGCGCGGCCTGCCCAAGGCGACGTCGAACACGGTCGGCAGCCGAGTCCGTATCACCCTCCAGCTGGCGGTCCTCTGGGGCCGCCCGCTGCCGGAGATCGCCGCGGAGACCCGCGCGCACGTCGCGACCACCGTCGCCGGCCTCACCGGCCTGGCCGTCGACCTGGTCGACGTCGAGATCACCGCCGTACTCCCCAGGAGTTTGCCGTGA